The Candidatus Deferrimicrobium borealis DNA window GGACGATGTTCTGCTCCACGTTGTCGGCCAGGTCGGCCCGGATCGTCCCCCGGTCGGCCTTCTTCGGATCGGTGGCCCCCATCAGCAGACGGTTGCGCGCGATGACGTTCTCCCCTTCCAGCACCATCACGACGATCGGGCCCGACGACATGAATTCGGTGAGCGAACCGAAGAAGGGGCGCTCCCGGTGGACGGCGTAGAATCCCTCCGCCTCCTTTTTCGTCAGGTGGAGCATCCGCATCGCCACGACGCGGATCCCCGACGTCTCGAACCGGCGGATCACCTCGCCGATGACCCCCTTGCGGACCCCGTCCGGCTTCACGATCGACAAGGTGCGCTGCATTCCCGAGGGGCTCATCCGTTCGCCTTGGCCTTTGCCTTGGCCAGCTCGTATCCGGCCGTCAGCGCCCTTTTATTCAGTTCCTCGGTCCCCTTCGGGACGCGGGAGAGGACCGCCTTCTCCACCGCCTCGAGGCTCACCTGCCCCGTGGTGGCCGCGATGGCGCCGATGGCCACGATGTTGGCGACGAACGCCTTCCCGATCTCCTCGGAGGCCGTGCGGATGATCGGGAGCCGGAGGACCTTGAACGTCCCCTTGGGGATCTCCTTGACGAAGTCCTCGTCCACCAGGAGCGTCCCGTCCGGCTTGATGTCCTTGTAATATTTCGTGCACGCCTCCTGGGTGAGGGCGAGCATCAGGTCGATCGCGGTCGCCTTCGGGAAATCGATCGTCTTGTCGGAGATGATGACCTCGGACTTGGATGCGCCGCCGCGCGCCTCGGGCCCGTACGACTGGCTCTGGACGGCGTTCTTCTTGTCGAAGATCGTCGCCGCCTCGGCGAAGATGACGCCGGCGAGGATCAGGCCTTGCCCGCCGGAGCCGGAAAACCGGATTTCATACCGTCCGCTCATGGCCGCTACGCCCTCCCCTCTTTCTGCTTCTTCAGGCGCTCGACGAGACCGTAGTAGGTCTCGCAATACTCGGGAACCCCCTCCTTCTTGAAAAGGACGCCCATGGGGAACTTCCCGGCGGTCTTCTCCGGGGGAAGCTTGTCGAACGCCACGGCCGGGATGTAGGTGTCCTTCATCCACAGGAGCATGTCCGTCGGGCTCTTGAACTTGTTCCGGCGGCCGTGCGTGGTGGGGCAGGCGTTGATGATCTCCACGACCGACAGCCCCTTGTGCTGGATCGCCTCGGCGATCAGCTTGTCCAGCCCCGCCGCGTGATAGGCGGTGCCGCGGGCCACGAAGCTCGCCCCCGCGCCCTTCGCCAGCTCCGGGATGTTGAACGACGTGTCGATGTTGCCGTACGGCATCGTGGTGGCCAGGTGGCCGGACGGGGTCGTCGGGGAGTACTGGCCCCCCGTCATCCCGTAGATGAAGTTGTTGAAGACGAGCACGGTGATGTCGATGTTGCGCCGGCAGGCGTGGATGAAGTGGTTCCCGCCGATCGCCGTCGCGTCGCCGTCGCCGCTGACCACCAGGACGTGCTTGTCCGGCTTCGCCATCTTCAGGCCGGTGGCGAACGGGAGCGCCCTGCCATGCGCCGTGTGGAGGGTGTTGAAGTCCACGTAGCCGGGGAGGCGCGAGGCGCAACCGATCCCGGACACCATGGCGACGTCGTCCCGGTTGAGCTTCAGGGTGTGGACGACGCGCAGGATCGACTTGAAGACGATTCCGTAGGTGCACCCCGGGCACCAGATGTGGGGCAGTTTCCCGCCGCGGATGTACTGGTCGTAATCGAACGCCATTACCTGACCTCCTTTACCTTGGCGAGGATCTGCGCCGGGGTGATGGGGTCGCCGTCGACGCGGTAGATCCCCTCGATCCTGCAGCGCCCCTTGGAGCACCGGTCCACCTCGAAAATGATCTGGCCCAGGGAGAGCTCGGGGACGACGATCCCCTTGACGCGTTTGGAAAGGTTCGCAACCTGCTCCTCCGGGAACGGCCAGATGGTCAGCGGCCGGAACAGCCCGGCCTTGATCCCTTCCGCCCGGGCCATCTCGACCGCCGTTTTCGCGGACCGGCCGGAGACGCCGTAGGCGAAGATCCCGACTTCCGCGTCCGCCAGCATGTACTC harbors:
- a CDS encoding 2-oxoacid:ferredoxin oxidoreductase subunit beta, producing the protein MAFDYDQYIRGGKLPHIWCPGCTYGIVFKSILRVVHTLKLNRDDVAMVSGIGCASRLPGYVDFNTLHTAHGRALPFATGLKMAKPDKHVLVVSGDGDATAIGGNHFIHACRRNIDITVLVFNNFIYGMTGGQYSPTTPSGHLATTMPYGNIDTSFNIPELAKGAGASFVARGTAYHAAGLDKLIAEAIQHKGLSVVEIINACPTTHGRRNKFKSPTDMLLWMKDTYIPAVAFDKLPPEKTAGKFPMGVLFKKEGVPEYCETYYGLVERLKKQKEGRA
- the ndk gene encoding nucleoside-diphosphate kinase, which gives rise to MQRTLSIVKPDGVRKGVIGEVIRRFETSGIRVVAMRMLHLTKKEAEGFYAVHRERPFFGSLTEFMSSGPIVVMVLEGENVIARNRLLMGATDPKKADRGTIRADLADNVEQNIVHGSDAPETAETEINYFFSKLDIIS
- a CDS encoding 2-oxoacid:acceptor oxidoreductase family protein — encoded protein: MSGRYEIRFSGSGGQGLILAGVIFAEAATIFDKKNAVQSQSYGPEARGGASKSEVIISDKTIDFPKATAIDLMLALTQEACTKYYKDIKPDGTLLVDEDFVKEIPKGTFKVLRLPIIRTASEEIGKAFVANIVAIGAIAATTGQVSLEAVEKAVLSRVPKGTEELNKRALTAGYELAKAKAKANG